Proteins from one uncultured Anaeromusa sp. genomic window:
- a CDS encoding ATP-binding protein: MNIRAAVSRLSIRSRIQMYSVVLLVLLASLMSGIIWEVSNDLLHKQLESLGQETAFHVASKSAVMIMAEDYYTLGEEVRQSSQTSHYIRYIFISDTSGRILAHTFDGGVPSALIERARQTQPSESPQSRQLTSNEGRLLEMTAPIDQGSLGSVHVGLSTSAARQYLAGKLAEVVLLTVLVCFVAALASGRIAKAITAPLERLAVVADKIASGQWQKQASCGGAPEVERLTTAFNAMTGTLTRNLDERERLLQELQQKEAVRAHLMERLLRAQEDERRRISRELHDETGQALASLMVTMRMLAEETDDPTYREVLLRSRDVAEGVLLGIRDLAVELRPPVLDDIGLIAALRRHLERLCTPLSLQWTLESEQEEWNLRSDVAVALYRIVQEGVTNIIRHAQASSLCLRFRQQGDWLCIELADNGRGVNEKQTAETERLGIQGMRERVELLGGRFTLSLASKEGTLLRVEIPLTKETPL, translated from the coding sequence ATGAACATCCGCGCGGCCGTAAGCCGCCTTTCTATCCGCAGCCGCATTCAAATGTACAGCGTAGTCCTCTTGGTGCTGCTGGCTTCGCTCATGAGCGGCATTATTTGGGAAGTCAGCAACGATTTGCTACACAAGCAATTAGAAAGCTTAGGGCAAGAGACTGCTTTTCATGTAGCTTCCAAAAGCGCTGTCATGATCATGGCGGAGGATTACTACACGCTAGGCGAGGAAGTGCGCCAAAGCTCGCAGACCAGCCACTATATTCGCTATATCTTTATTTCCGACACCTCCGGGCGTATCTTGGCCCATACCTTTGACGGCGGCGTTCCCTCGGCGTTGATTGAACGAGCCCGCCAAACCCAGCCTTCTGAATCGCCCCAAAGCCGCCAGCTTACCAGCAACGAAGGCCGCCTGCTGGAAATGACAGCTCCCATCGACCAAGGTTCGTTAGGCAGCGTTCATGTCGGTCTTTCCACTTCCGCCGCCAGGCAATACCTGGCAGGCAAGCTGGCGGAAGTAGTGCTGCTGACCGTCTTGGTCTGCTTTGTAGCCGCCCTGGCCAGCGGCCGCATCGCCAAAGCCATTACCGCGCCCTTGGAGCGGCTTGCGGTTGTCGCCGACAAGATTGCCTCCGGACAATGGCAAAAGCAGGCCTCCTGCGGCGGCGCGCCGGAGGTAGAGCGCCTCACCACCGCCTTTAACGCCATGACCGGCACCTTAACCCGCAACCTGGATGAACGAGAACGTCTGCTGCAGGAGCTGCAGCAAAAAGAAGCCGTGCGAGCTCATCTTATGGAACGCCTGCTGCGCGCCCAGGAAGACGAACGCCGACGCATTTCCCGGGAACTCCACGACGAAACCGGCCAAGCCTTAGCTTCCTTGATGGTAACCATGCGTATGCTGGCCGAAGAAACCGACGATCCCACCTACCGGGAAGTACTGCTGCGCTCTCGCGATGTTGCCGAGGGCGTGCTGTTAGGCATCCGCGACCTGGCCGTCGAGCTGCGTCCGCCGGTCTTGGACGACATCGGCCTTATTGCCGCCTTACGAAGGCATCTGGAGCGGCTTTGCACGCCGCTGTCCCTGCAGTGGACGCTGGAAAGCGAACAAGAAGAGTGGAACCTGCGCTCCGATGTCGCCGTAGCGCTCTACCGCATTGTTCAAGAAGGGGTCACGAATATCATCCGCCACGCCCAGGCCTCTTCCCTGTGCCTGCGCTTCCGCCAACAAGGCGATTGGCTGTGCATTGAACTGGCTGACAATGGCCGCGGCGTAAACGAAAAGCAAACTGCCGAAACAGAACGTTTGGGCATCCAAGGCATGCGCGAACGAGTAGAACTCTTAGGCGGGCGCTTCACCCTCTCTCTCGCCTCCAAGGAAGGCACTCTCTTGCGCGTCGAAATTCCGTTAACAAAGGAGACTCCTTTATGA
- the ptb gene encoding phosphate butyryltransferase, whose protein sequence is MRKFEEVLEKAKGIPTCKVAVAAAEDEHVLEAVLAAKKQGIAEAILVGDKEKILALAAQCGVAADDLTIVHEANPAKAALEAVRLVSSGEAQVVMKGLIPTADFLRAVLNKDVGLRQGKQVLSHVAVMEIPGREKLLFMSDGAMNMRPDLPQKVQILKNVVHVAHALGLEKPRVAALAAVEVVNPDMPETVDAAALTKMCERGQIKGCIVDGPLALDNALSEEAAHHKGIVSEVAGRADVLLVPEIICGNMLYKAATFLAQGAVAGVVVGAKAPIVMTSRADSSAAKLQSIALAVLAAQPQK, encoded by the coding sequence GTGAGAAAGTTTGAAGAAGTTCTAGAGAAAGCAAAGGGAATTCCTACGTGTAAAGTAGCGGTAGCGGCAGCGGAAGACGAGCATGTCTTAGAGGCGGTGCTGGCGGCGAAAAAGCAGGGGATTGCCGAAGCGATTCTTGTCGGTGATAAAGAGAAAATCTTGGCCCTGGCGGCGCAGTGCGGCGTAGCGGCGGACGATTTGACGATAGTGCATGAGGCCAATCCTGCTAAGGCGGCGCTGGAAGCGGTGCGTTTAGTCAGCTCCGGAGAAGCCCAGGTAGTCATGAAAGGCTTGATTCCTACGGCTGATTTTCTGCGGGCGGTGTTGAACAAGGATGTAGGCTTGCGTCAAGGCAAGCAAGTGTTGTCTCATGTGGCGGTGATGGAGATTCCCGGGCGGGAGAAATTGCTCTTTATGAGCGACGGCGCCATGAATATGCGGCCCGATTTGCCGCAGAAGGTACAGATCTTGAAGAATGTCGTTCATGTGGCGCATGCATTGGGCTTGGAAAAGCCACGTGTAGCGGCGTTGGCGGCGGTAGAGGTCGTCAATCCGGATATGCCGGAAACGGTGGATGCGGCGGCGTTGACTAAAATGTGTGAACGCGGCCAAATCAAGGGCTGTATTGTAGACGGCCCCTTGGCGCTGGATAATGCCTTAAGCGAGGAAGCGGCGCATCACAAAGGCATTGTCAGCGAAGTGGCCGGGCGCGCCGATGTGCTCTTGGTGCCGGAAATTATCTGCGGCAATATGCTGTACAAGGCAGCTACCTTTTTGGCGCAGGGCGCTGTGGCCGGCGTGGTGGTCGGCGCTAAGGCTCCAATCGTCATGACTTCTCGCGCCGATTCATCCGCTGCGAAGCTGCAATCCATCGCGTTGGCCGTGCTGGCGGCGCAGCCTCAAAAGTAG
- the phnD gene encoding phosphate/phosphite/phosphonate ABC transporter substrate-binding protein: MSFPLRILWLLLCCLTLTACSPHAVPDVDFRQTQPLGAPDKLHTSDKILRIAVISSLSPAETAAHFRRIADYLGQATGRQAVLIPRRNYLEVSVLLRNGGTDLAFFPAGAFGVYPSLDDMHVIAAQERMGSSLYNAVILVHRDSPCQTLSDLKGSTVAFSDPMSYSGYVYLARRLQELGQTPESFFSHSVYTYGHEKSLHAVANRSVQCASVSTLAYNHARQNYPEVADAVRIIETSPAMGTGPVVVRRSMPPEERQQLQELFLRLHEQPELKEALKGLLIDRFVPPSEEWYSSFRQAFGRREALP, encoded by the coding sequence GTGTCTTTCCCACTGCGTATTTTATGGTTGCTGCTTTGCTGCCTAACCCTTACCGCTTGCAGCCCCCATGCCGTTCCGGACGTAGATTTTCGTCAAACCCAGCCTCTAGGCGCGCCGGACAAGCTGCATACCAGCGATAAAATCCTGCGCATCGCCGTCATCTCGAGTCTCTCGCCCGCCGAAACAGCGGCGCATTTTCGGCGCATCGCAGACTACCTTGGCCAAGCCACAGGACGTCAAGCCGTGCTGATCCCCAGGCGCAACTACCTGGAGGTATCGGTCTTGCTGCGCAACGGCGGTACGGATCTGGCCTTTTTCCCGGCAGGCGCCTTTGGCGTATACCCGTCCCTTGACGACATGCACGTCATCGCCGCGCAAGAACGCATGGGCAGTTCTCTTTATAACGCCGTCATCTTGGTACACCGTGACAGCCCCTGCCAAACACTAAGCGATTTGAAAGGAAGCACTGTCGCCTTTTCCGATCCCATGAGCTACTCCGGCTATGTCTATCTAGCCAGAAGGCTGCAGGAACTCGGCCAAACGCCGGAAAGCTTTTTCTCCCATTCGGTTTATACCTACGGCCACGAAAAATCGCTCCACGCCGTCGCCAACCGTTCGGTTCAATGCGCGTCCGTCTCCACTTTGGCCTATAACCACGCCAGACAGAACTACCCCGAAGTCGCCGATGCAGTACGCATCATCGAAACCTCTCCCGCCATGGGCACCGGACCGGTAGTCGTGCGGCGCAGCATGCCGCCGGAAGAACGCCAGCAACTGCAGGAGCTTTTCCTCCGCTTGCACGAACAGCCCGAACTGAAAGAAGCCCTCAAAGGCCTCCTCATTGACCGCTTCGTCCCGCCCAGCGAGGAATGGTACAGCAGCTTCCGCCAGGCCTTCGGCCGCCGCGAGGCGCTGCCATGA
- a CDS encoding response regulator transcription factor — protein sequence MNTIVLADDHRLIRAGLKAMLQKDPSLELVGEAADGLEAIELVRDLHPDLIILDISMPALDGLSCIEHIRSASPQTRILLLTMHEDEQYIRLGFRLGAQGFLTKNAVDKEFFDAVRAVLSGSRYLSPQDSQRLLRTLGEETAAADRPEDLLSTRELEVLRYIVHGYAITEIAPKLTLSAKTVETYKTRVMEKIGATRKSELVNYALKHGLMGTLQER from the coding sequence ATGAATACCATTGTTTTAGCCGATGACCATCGTTTAATCCGCGCCGGACTCAAAGCCATGCTGCAAAAAGACCCGTCTTTGGAGCTTGTGGGCGAAGCCGCCGACGGCCTGGAAGCCATCGAGCTGGTGCGAGACTTACATCCAGACCTAATCATTCTCGATATTTCCATGCCCGCCTTAGACGGCCTATCCTGCATTGAACATATCCGCAGCGCCTCGCCACAAACGCGCATCCTGCTTTTGACCATGCACGAAGACGAGCAATACATTCGCTTAGGCTTCCGCCTGGGGGCCCAAGGCTTTTTAACCAAGAACGCCGTAGACAAAGAGTTTTTTGACGCCGTGCGCGCCGTCTTATCCGGCAGCCGCTACTTATCCCCTCAAGATTCACAGCGCCTGCTGCGTACCTTGGGAGAAGAAACAGCCGCAGCGGACCGGCCTGAGGACCTGCTCAGCACCCGCGAGCTGGAAGTGCTGCGCTATATTGTCCACGGCTACGCCATCACCGAAATCGCCCCAAAACTCACCCTCAGCGCCAAAACCGTCGAAACCTACAAAACACGCGTAATGGAAAAAATCGGCGCCACGCGCAAAAGCGAGCTGGTCAACTACGCCCTCAAACATGGCCTCATGGGCACGCTGCAAGAACGATAA
- a CDS encoding MFS transporter, translated as MFSFLKPRAATQTVAAADVERTYKVYRIQALLGVFFGYMAYYIVRNNFALSTPYLKAQLHLSATEVGMLSSYMLIAYGVSKGIMSSLADKADPKRYMALGLLMCAAVNLTMGFSTAFWMFAGLVVLNGMFQGMGVGPSFITIANWFPRRERGIVGAVWNISHNVGGGIVAPIVGVAFSLVGGPENWQVASYQVPALVAVFFAMVVLLLCKGSPASEGLPTLAKMRPEQANPAELRKNNAQAPEGMTALQIFCQYVLKNKNAWFVSLVDTFVYMVRFGMISWLPIYLLEVKHFSKTEMAIAFLFFEWAAIPSTLFAGYLSDKFFKGYRMPPAIIAMCLIFFCVIGYWQSTTLFWTTVFAAIVGCLIYIPQFLASVQTMEIVPSFAVGSAVGLRGFMSYICGASLGTSLFGFMVDRVGWDGGFYVLLTGVVCCVFFCILTHRGAQQLAKEREELQRAAS; from the coding sequence ATGTTTTCATTCTTGAAGCCAAGAGCCGCGACGCAGACGGTGGCGGCGGCCGATGTGGAACGCACGTACAAAGTCTACCGGATTCAAGCTCTTTTAGGCGTGTTTTTCGGCTATATGGCGTACTACATTGTGCGGAATAATTTTGCTCTTTCTACTCCCTATCTTAAAGCGCAGCTGCATCTGAGCGCAACCGAAGTAGGCATGCTCAGCAGCTATATGTTGATTGCGTACGGCGTCAGCAAAGGTATTATGAGCAGCTTGGCCGATAAGGCGGATCCGAAACGCTATATGGCGCTGGGACTTTTGATGTGCGCTGCAGTCAATTTGACCATGGGCTTTTCCACAGCATTTTGGATGTTTGCCGGCTTAGTGGTACTGAACGGCATGTTTCAGGGGATGGGCGTAGGCCCCAGTTTTATTACGATTGCCAATTGGTTTCCCCGGCGGGAACGCGGCATTGTAGGGGCGGTTTGGAATATTTCTCATAACGTAGGCGGCGGCATTGTGGCGCCCATTGTCGGCGTGGCCTTTTCTCTTGTAGGCGGTCCGGAAAACTGGCAGGTGGCGAGCTACCAGGTTCCTGCGCTTGTAGCTGTTTTCTTCGCCATGGTGGTGCTGCTTTTATGCAAAGGATCGCCGGCCAGCGAAGGCTTGCCGACTTTAGCGAAAATGAGGCCGGAACAGGCCAATCCCGCAGAACTGCGGAAAAACAATGCCCAGGCGCCGGAAGGTATGACCGCTTTGCAGATTTTTTGCCAGTATGTACTGAAAAACAAAAATGCCTGGTTCGTATCATTAGTAGATACCTTCGTTTACATGGTTCGTTTTGGCATGATCAGCTGGCTTCCTATTTATCTGTTGGAAGTAAAGCATTTCAGCAAAACCGAAATGGCTATCGCCTTTCTGTTCTTTGAATGGGCGGCCATCCCATCGACTTTGTTTGCAGGGTACCTGTCGGACAAGTTTTTTAAAGGGTATCGCATGCCGCCGGCCATTATCGCCATGTGTTTGATCTTCTTCTGCGTCATTGGCTATTGGCAGAGCACTACGCTGTTCTGGACTACGGTCTTTGCGGCGATTGTAGGCTGTTTGATCTACATTCCCCAGTTTTTGGCGTCCGTACAAACCATGGAGATTGTTCCCTCCTTTGCCGTTGGCTCGGCAGTGGGCCTGCGCGGCTTCATGAGCTATATTTGCGGCGCCTCCTTGGGTACCAGCTTGTTTGGCTTCATGGTGGATCGAGTGGGTTGGGACGGCGGCTTTTACGTACTCTTGACCGGCGTGGTTTGCTGTGTGTTCTTCTGCATCCTGACGCATCGTGGTGCGCAACAGTTGGCTAAAGAGCGTGAAGAGCTGCAGCGCGCAGCAAGCTAA
- the ltrA gene encoding group II intron reverse transcriptase/maturase produces the protein MRREQKTTKVGCRCEGMLETESNSGVQSIATLETAEKDGAEDLLEQILHRDNLNEAYKRVVKNGGAPGIDGMTVGEMLPYLKEHKEELLRSLRGGWYKPKPVRRVQIPKPDGGTRNLGVPTVIDRMIQQAIAQVLTPIFEEKFSDSSYGFRPGRSAHQAIKKTEEYYKQGYVKVVDIDLTQYFDTVNHDILIEQVKKVIQDRAVINLIRKFLKSGVMFNGLVSATTEGTPQGGNLSPLLSNLYLTAFDRMLEERGHKFVRYADDCNIYVKSQRAAKRVMAGCKDYLEKKLKLKVNEAKSKAGSPLRLKFLGFSMYKVTKSIGIRPHAKAMNRFKGRLRQLTSRKQANSVSDILSKLKRYTTGWLGYYSIAAMSFKMKELNEWLRRRIRQIFWKQWKKPSARYENLKRLGIDKSKAREWANSRRGYWRVARSWILSRSLTNEYLVSSGYDDIAERYEVLHSSY, from the coding sequence ATGCGAAGAGAGCAGAAAACGACTAAGGTCGGCTGCCGCTGCGAGGGTATGTTGGAAACAGAGAGTAACAGCGGAGTGCAGAGTATTGCCACACTGGAAACCGCAGAGAAAGACGGTGCAGAAGACCTGCTTGAACAGATACTGCATAGAGATAACCTAAACGAAGCCTACAAGCGGGTAGTGAAAAACGGCGGAGCTCCTGGCATTGACGGCATGACGGTGGGCGAAATGCTGCCGTATCTGAAGGAACACAAAGAAGAACTTTTAAGGAGCCTGCGCGGAGGCTGGTACAAGCCCAAACCGGTCAGAAGGGTGCAAATCCCGAAGCCGGATGGAGGAACAAGAAATCTCGGCGTACCCACCGTAATCGACCGAATGATTCAACAGGCGATAGCGCAGGTATTGACACCAATATTTGAAGAGAAATTTAGCGACAGCAGCTACGGATTCAGACCAGGACGTAGTGCGCATCAGGCGATTAAGAAGACGGAAGAATACTACAAGCAAGGCTATGTGAAAGTAGTTGACATAGACCTCACGCAGTATTTTGACACGGTCAACCATGACATCCTAATCGAACAAGTAAAGAAAGTCATACAAGACCGAGCCGTTATCAATTTGATACGCAAATTTCTCAAGAGTGGAGTCATGTTCAATGGGCTGGTTAGTGCGACGACGGAAGGAACGCCGCAAGGCGGGAACCTGTCGCCACTGCTGTCGAACCTCTATCTAACGGCGTTTGACCGAATGCTGGAAGAGCGCGGGCACAAATTTGTCCGTTATGCAGACGACTGCAACATATACGTCAAAAGCCAGCGAGCAGCCAAACGCGTGATGGCCGGTTGCAAAGATTATCTCGAAAAGAAACTGAAACTCAAGGTGAACGAAGCCAAAAGCAAAGCTGGAAGCCCGCTAAGACTAAAGTTTCTAGGTTTCTCTATGTACAAAGTAACCAAAAGCATAGGGATACGCCCTCATGCCAAAGCGATGAACAGGTTTAAAGGACGATTGAGGCAATTGACAAGCCGAAAGCAAGCTAATTCAGTTTCTGACATTCTAAGTAAGTTGAAACGGTATACGACAGGCTGGCTTGGGTACTATTCGATAGCAGCCATGAGTTTCAAGATGAAAGAACTGAACGAATGGCTGCGAAGAAGAATCCGGCAAATCTTCTGGAAGCAATGGAAGAAGCCGTCTGCCAGATATGAAAACCTAAAACGTCTTGGCATCGACAAGTCGAAAGCAAGGGAGTGGGCAAATTCCCGACGAGGCTATTGGCGAGTTGCCAGGAGCTGGATTTTAAGCAGGTCATTAACAAACGAATACCTCGTATCGAGTGGTTATGATGACATAGCCGAACGATACGAGGTACTGCACTCAAGTTATTGA
- a CDS encoding methyl-accepting chemotaxis protein, whose protein sequence is MNQNKSRTPIVAQIVVMFVLAVSLMAGVVGYTYYHLRAVGAEAQNVIEADALDMVAAKDAHTQFTRALLDMRGFLFYPDGMDTYEKGYRANIQLSYSIMNDYVAKVHKPELKAKGEEVKKLIGDYIKLGDRVIAAKRANDPNLAKITGEGRALVAAIDKGCVELTEAQRQTLLKETQTMVAHVQDRSNNALLVSAIIILFALAMGIWYSRNMAARLAHVKTELECIGNLDLTRADVVPKRNDEIGDMGLTMNSMRRQLKQVVQQVHSGSQTLAAASEELSATIEETMRALEHVVTSVEEIAHGATQNADNITTVSATIEEISAGTEEMTANANEVNNGTQTAVEEANRGMVMLGEVVAQNENIGRSMGEITAVTNKLAAASENIKGIVDVINGIAGQTNLLALNAAIEAARAGEAGRGFAVVAEEVRKLAEQSAKATEEIAGIIGSMGEEIAFSVARVETANKDVLSGKETAHRTAEGFKAIIDRLGKVKIGIEQITASVDETAHGTQAMVDNVQSISAVAEETSATSQSVVHATEQQRASMREVNSSAESLATLATEMNQIVGRFKI, encoded by the coding sequence ATGAATCAGAATAAGAGTCGTACGCCTATTGTTGCACAAATTGTGGTTATGTTTGTCTTAGCAGTGTCCTTGATGGCAGGGGTCGTAGGATACACCTACTACCATTTGCGCGCAGTCGGGGCGGAAGCGCAAAACGTCATTGAAGCGGATGCGCTGGACATGGTGGCGGCCAAAGATGCGCATACGCAATTTACGAGAGCGCTTTTGGATATGCGCGGTTTTCTCTTTTATCCGGATGGCATGGACACCTATGAGAAGGGATATCGGGCGAACATTCAGTTGAGCTATTCCATTATGAACGACTACGTTGCCAAAGTGCACAAGCCGGAGCTGAAAGCGAAAGGCGAAGAAGTGAAAAAGCTCATTGGCGATTACATTAAGCTGGGGGATCGGGTGATTGCGGCGAAACGCGCGAACGATCCTAATTTGGCTAAGATTACTGGCGAAGGACGCGCCTTGGTAGCGGCGATTGATAAGGGCTGTGTGGAGCTGACCGAAGCGCAGCGGCAGACGTTGCTGAAAGAGACGCAAACCATGGTGGCTCATGTGCAGGATCGTTCCAACAACGCCTTGCTTGTGAGTGCGATTATCATCCTTTTTGCTTTGGCAATGGGCATTTGGTATAGCCGCAATATGGCGGCGCGCTTGGCTCATGTGAAGACGGAACTGGAATGCATCGGCAACCTGGATTTGACCCGGGCCGATGTGGTTCCAAAGCGCAATGACGAAATCGGCGATATGGGCTTGACGATGAATTCTATGCGCAGGCAGCTCAAGCAAGTGGTGCAGCAGGTGCATAGCGGCAGCCAGACCTTAGCCGCCGCCAGCGAAGAACTGAGCGCTACGATTGAAGAAACGATGCGCGCTCTGGAGCATGTAGTGACCAGCGTCGAGGAAATCGCCCACGGAGCTACGCAAAATGCTGACAACATTACTACCGTTTCGGCGACCATTGAAGAAATATCAGCCGGGACGGAAGAAATGACCGCCAATGCCAACGAAGTAAATAACGGTACGCAGACGGCTGTGGAAGAAGCGAACCGGGGCATGGTCATGCTGGGCGAAGTGGTCGCGCAAAATGAGAATATAGGCCGTTCGATGGGCGAGATTACGGCGGTTACGAATAAGCTGGCAGCGGCGTCGGAAAACATCAAAGGCATTGTGGATGTGATCAATGGCATTGCCGGACAGACCAATTTATTGGCGCTTAATGCAGCCATTGAAGCGGCTCGGGCGGGAGAAGCAGGCAGAGGCTTCGCCGTAGTGGCGGAAGAGGTGCGCAAGTTGGCGGAACAAAGCGCCAAGGCCACCGAGGAAATTGCCGGTATTATCGGCAGCATGGGCGAAGAAATCGCCTTTTCCGTTGCCCGCGTAGAAACGGCGAATAAGGATGTTCTTTCAGGTAAAGAAACGGCCCACCGCACGGCGGAGGGCTTTAAAGCCATCATTGATCGCCTGGGAAAAGTAAAGATCGGCATTGAGCAGATTACCGCCTCCGTGGATGAAACGGCGCACGGAACCCAGGCTATGGTGGATAATGTGCAAAGCATCAGCGCTGTGGCGGAAGAGACCTCGGCGACATCGCAGTCCGTGGTGCATGCGACAGAGCAGCAGCGGGCCAGTATGCGCGAGGTCAACAGCAGTGCTGAGTCGCTGGCTACCTTGGCGACGGAAATGAATCAGATTGTGGGTCGCTTTAAAATTTAA